In Alteromonas sp. V450, the following proteins share a genomic window:
- a CDS encoding uroporphyrinogen-III C-methyltransferase, whose protein sequence is MANNNDNTPQKEELVSVKAEQDATASPSESSNKTQQKKASGNGLLWFVVFVLFVLILGMGGAGYWYYMQQQSASKSAAAAQESAISQINTIERERAEISTSLERVTETNEKLESMVAELKAQNEMLTLQSESTLEQIKNMEGRRPADWLIAEADYLVRMAGRKLWLEYDVRTAILLLVNADKRLKSLADPSVLPVRASLAEDIQTLQQLNQVSQSSVALALTGMIAQIDKLPLDTFEKPVDVNAQDNALSESTDDWQENLGKVWRSLVDDFLTVKSLEGPIEPVMTLEAQFLVKEQLRLQLMHAQTAALQGDAGLYNQSLQYAQTLLIEKFDIDASQVSGFVNALQNLLETDVSRPIPSELVSQKPLERLLDSRVKQVFGQGASAL, encoded by the coding sequence ATGGCCAATAACAATGATAACACCCCACAAAAAGAGGAACTCGTAAGCGTGAAAGCTGAACAAGACGCAACTGCATCACCTTCTGAATCTTCAAACAAAACCCAACAGAAAAAAGCATCTGGAAATGGCTTGCTGTGGTTTGTGGTTTTTGTATTGTTTGTTCTTATTTTAGGAATGGGTGGCGCAGGTTACTGGTATTACATGCAGCAGCAGAGCGCAAGTAAATCTGCAGCAGCGGCGCAAGAGAGTGCAATCAGCCAAATCAACACTATTGAGCGTGAGCGTGCAGAAATAAGTACGTCGCTTGAACGCGTTACTGAAACAAACGAAAAGCTCGAAAGCATGGTTGCTGAGTTAAAAGCACAGAACGAAATGTTAACGCTTCAGTCAGAATCCACACTAGAGCAAATTAAGAATATGGAAGGCCGCCGACCAGCAGATTGGCTTATTGCTGAGGCCGATTACCTGGTACGTATGGCGGGAAGAAAACTATGGTTGGAATACGACGTAAGAACGGCAATCTTACTTTTAGTTAACGCCGACAAGCGTTTAAAATCACTTGCAGACCCGTCTGTATTGCCCGTACGCGCAAGCCTTGCTGAAGATATTCAAACGCTTCAGCAGCTGAACCAAGTATCGCAAAGTTCTGTTGCACTCGCCCTTACCGGCATGATTGCACAAATCGATAAGCTTCCCCTTGATACGTTTGAAAAGCCAGTGGATGTAAACGCACAAGACAACGCATTATCTGAATCGACCGACGACTGGCAAGAGAATCTCGGAAAAGTGTGGCGCTCTCTGGTCGACGACTTTTTAACGGTGAAAAGTCTTGAAGGTCCTATAGAGCCAGTAATGACGTTGGAGGCGCAATTTCTTGTTAAAGAACAGCTTCGCCTACAGTTAATGCACGCACAAACTGCGGCTTTGCAAGGCGACGCGGGGTTGTACAATCAATCACTACAATACGCACAAACCTTGCTAATAGAAAAATTTGATATCGATGCAAGCCAAGTATCAGGCTTCGTGAATGCCTTACAAAACTTACTTGAGACAGATGTATCTCGCCCCATTCCTAGTGAATTGGTTTCGCAGAAACCTCTAGAGCGCTTATTAGACAGCCGCGTTAAGCAAGTGTTCGGACAAGGAGCAAGCGCATTATGA